The Raphanus sativus cultivar WK10039 chromosome 2, ASM80110v3, whole genome shotgun sequence DNA segment ttgttcaatTAAACTATAACAAAACTAAGCTCTTCATAACCGAATAACCATTTTTGTTGGttcaatttataataaatatagtaatgATAatgtacattttaaaaatataaattcaacaGATCAGCATCCTTACATTGAGTCATCCATCTATCATTAAACAGACCTAGCTCAACATTGTATATAAACACCATAGACCACATTGATCTCTGCAAGTGTCCAACTTCAATCAGATTAATTCACACagaagaaaaggagaagaagaaagattatTTTTTCTTGGGCATTTCccaagttttcttttttcttctacaaacttttttttttgtgggcaTTTcccaaaaatatcattttccgttttgtttcaaaattttcttttatattttataaaaatgggAAACTGTTTGAATGGAGGAAGCAACCTTAAAAGAATggttcaagaagaagaaaaagaagtgaAGAAAGATTACAACAGAAAAGATAGGAAGGTGAAGATTGTTCTAAGGAGAGACGAGTTAGAGAAACTCATTCTCTTCCAGTTAAACGCCGGTGGTGACGTCCAAGGCAAAGGAGAAACAACTTTGGCATCCTTCGGCGACTTTCTCAGGGAGCTAGAGGCGGAGAGATTTGCCGGAGAAGCGGCAGCAAAGGCTgctgaggaagaggaggagtCTCGCCGGAGATGTCGAAAATGGAGGCCTTCATTGGACAGAATCATTGAATGGCCTGAAGAAACACTTGCGTAATTACTTTTCTTAATCCTTTTATTTTAGatcattaagtttttttttatttgtt contains these protein-coding regions:
- the LOC108841824 gene encoding uncharacterized protein LOC108841824 — encoded protein: MGNCLNGGSNLKRMVQEEEKEVKKDYNRKDRKVKIVLRRDELEKLILFQLNAGGDVQGKGETTLASFGDFLRELEAERFAGEAAAKAAEEEEESRRRCRKWRPSLDRIIEWPEETLA